A DNA window from Hevea brasiliensis isolate MT/VB/25A 57/8 chromosome 2, ASM3005281v1, whole genome shotgun sequence contains the following coding sequences:
- the LOC110671151 gene encoding auxin-responsive protein IAA9 — MSSPLLGVVEEECKSNVTLLASSISAESICPNSSELKERNYMGLSDCSSVDSSVVPAASDESKTRVNLKATELRLGLPGSQSPERNSELCLLSSAQLDEKPFFPLHPSNDGHCSSAQKNVVSGNKRGFSDAMDGFSKGKYMSNSEVNVMPSPRPSSNLGLKPGSSHENFGPQAAKVKEVGAPKLPQERPHGTNDTRPNHNASANNNSSAPATKAQVVGWPPIRSFRKNSLATTSKNTEEVDGKAGSGPLFVKVSMDGAPYLRKVDLRNYSAYQELSSALEKMFSCFTIGQYGSHGALGREVLSETKLKDLLHGSEYVLTYEDKDGDWMLVGDVPWEMFVETCKRLRIMKSSDAIGLAPRAVEKCKNRN; from the exons ATGTCTTCACCACTACTTGGTGTTGTGGAGGAGGAGTGTAAGAGCAATGTTACTCTGCTGGCTTCATCCATCTCTGCAGAAAGCATATGCCCGAATAGCTCTGAATTGAAAGAGCGAAACTATATGGGATTGTCAGATTGTTCATCTGTAGACAGTTCAGTAGTTCCTGCTGCATCTGATGAGAGCAAGACTCGTGTGAATCTGAAGGCTACAGAATTGCGACTTGGGCTTCCAGGTTCCCAATCTCCTGAAAGGAATTCAGAGCTTTGCCTGTTGAGCTCTGCACAACTTGATGAGAAGCCCTTCTTTCCCTTGCACCCCTCTAATGATGGTCACTGCTCTTCAGCACAGAAAAATGTGGTTTCGGGTAACAAAAGAGGGTTCTCTGATGCTATGGATGGATTCTCAAAG GGTAAATATATGTCAAATTCAGAGGTTAATGTGATGCCGTCACCTAGGCCCTCTTCAAACTTGGGATTGAAACCTGGTTCTTCCCATGAAAACTTTGGGCCTCAAGCAGCTAAAGTGAAAGAAGTAGGTGCACCAAAGTTACCACAGGAGAGGCCTCATGGAACAAATGATACAAGACCAAATCATAATGCTTCTGCAAACAACAACAGTAGTGCACCTGCTACCAA GGCGCAGGTTGTGGGTTGGCCACCTATCAGATCATTTAGGAAGAACTCTCTTGCTACCACATCAAAGAATACTGAAGAAGTGGATGGAAAAGCAGGGTCTGGTCCCTTGTTTGTCAAGGTTAGCATGGACGGTGCCCCTTATTTACGGAAAGTAGACTTGAGAAACTACTCTGCATATCAGGAACTGTCTTCTGCCCTTGAAAAGATGTTCAGCTGCTTTACTATAG GTCAATATGGATCTCATGGAGCTCTGGGGAGAGAGGTGCTAAGTGAGACCAAGCTGAAGGATCTTCTTCATGGCTCAGAATATGTTCTTACCTACGAGGATAAAGATGGTGACTGGATGCTTGTTGGTGATGTTCCATGGGA GATGTTTGTTGAAACGTGCAAGAGGCTGAGGATCATGAAGAGCTCTGATGCCATTGGCCTAG CCCCAAGAGCTGTAGAGAAATGCAAGAACCGGAACTAG